In Xiphophorus maculatus strain JP 163 A chromosome 18, X_maculatus-5.0-male, whole genome shotgun sequence, a single genomic region encodes these proteins:
- the LOC102223925 gene encoding estrogen-related receptor gamma-like, protein MELKDFGLFLGSPCPSPLFLLSSPSSSSSCEDQTPDSPAGCSSSGSPAGGAVEFQSDSFSVKVQCRAQMGPMGPKRLCLVCGDFASGYHYGVASCEACKAFFKRTIQGNIEYSCPVTNECEITKRRRKACQACRFQKCLQAGMMREGVRLDRVRGGRQKYRRRVEPGGASCGRAPFSLPLGSRNKLISHLLLTEPAPLAANQDDSTDDGSLRTLLTLCDLLNRELLVLIGWAKQIPGFSELSLVDQMSLLQSGWMEALLVGVAWRSQGRPGEELVFAGNLRLDEAQCRAAGLAAIYKEVRHLAARYRAMKMSPEEAVMMKAMALANSDTEPPDSPDSLQRFQDGLQEALQDYECSRGEPHRAGRLLMSLPLLRQSAARAMEAFRRLHRQRRVPIHKLLLEMLDAKS, encoded by the exons ATGGAGCTGAAGGACTTTGGACTCTTCCTCGGTTCCCCATG CCCCTCTccgctcttcctcctctccagcccatcctcctcttcctcctgcgaGGACCAGACTCCTGACTCTCCAGCGGGGTGCAGTTCCAGCGGAAGCCCTGCAGGGGGCGCCGTGGAGTTTCAGTCGGACTCTTTTTCAGTGAAG gTGCAGTGCCGGGCCCAGATGGGCCCCATGGGGCCCAAGCGGCTCTGTCTGGTCTGCGGAGACTTTGCCTCTGGTTATCATTACGGGGTGGCGTCCTGCGAGGCCTGCAAGGCCTTCTTCAAGAGGACCATCCAAG GCAACATCGAGTACAGCTGCCCGGTGACGAACGAGTGCGAGATCACAAAGCGGCGGAGGAAAGCCTGCCAGGCGTGTCGCTTCCAGAAGTGTCTGCAGGCCGGGATGATGCGGGAAG ggGTGCGTTTGGACCGGGTCAGAGGAGGCCGGCAGAAGTACCGGAGGCGGGTGGAGCCAGGCGGGGCTTCCTGCGGTAGAGCTCCGTTCAGCCTGCCGCTCGGCTCCA GGAACAAGCTGATCTCCCATTTGCTGCTGACAGAGCCCGCCCcactggcagccaatcaggacgACTCGACGGACGACGGCAGCCTGCGGACCCTCCTGACCCTCTGTGACCTTCTGAAccgggagctgctggttctgattggctgggcCAAGCAGATCCCAG GTTTCTCTGAGCTGTCATTGGTGGACCAGATGTCGCTGCTGCAGAGCGGCTGGATGGAGGCGCTGCTGGTGGGCGTGGCCTGGCGCTCGCAGGGCAGGCCGGGGGAGGAGCTTGTGTTTGCAGGAAACCTGCGCCTGGACGAGGCTCAGTGCCGGGCCGCCGGGCTGGCTGCTATCTACAAGGAAGTGCGCCACCTGGCGGCCAGGTACCGGGCGATGAAGATGAGCCCAGAGGAGGCGGTGATGATGAAGGCCATGGCGCTCGCCAACTCAG ACACCGAGCCGCCGGACTCTCCGGACTCGCTGCAGCGGTTCCAGGACGGCCTGCAGGAGGCGCTGCAGGACTACGAGTGTTCCCGCGGGGAGCCGCACCGGGCGGGCCGGCTGCTGATGAGCCTCCCGCTGCTGCGGCAGAGCGCCGCCCGCGCCATGGAGGCCTTCCGGCGGCTGCACCGCCAGCGCCGCGTCCCCATCCACAAACTGCTGCTGGAGATGCTGGACGCCAAGAGCTGA